CCGAAGCCATGGCCGCCGAGGAGTCTCTCCCGCCTCGTGATCTCGAGGCCTGTCACCGCCATGCGCCGCCCCCCTGGTTCCGTGCCGCTCGCGCCTGCTGCGCCCTTGTCCTGCCACTGCCCAGGCGGGTATGCTACCGGCGCGGCAGAGATCGATCAAACGGAAAGCAGCGAACGACCGGTAGAAAGGGCATCCATGGAAACCCTCCTGCTCGATCGCACGCCCAGCGGCGTGGTGACGCTCACGCTCAACCGGCCGGAGAAGAAGAACGCCATGAACGGCGCCATGTGGAACGAGCTGCTCGCCGTCTTCCGCGAGGTGGCGGCGAGCCCCAGCGACCGCGTGCTCGTCATCACCGGGGCCGGCGATGCCTTCTGCTCGGGCGCCGACCTCTCGGCGGGCCGACCCGCGGAGGGGCATCCGATGGTCGCCATGCGGCACGTGGCCGAGGTCGCGCTGGCGCTGCACCACATCCCCAAGCCCGTCATCGCCAAGGTCAACGGGGTGGCGGCGGGCGGCGGGTGCAACCTGGCGCTAGGCTGCGACCTGATCGTCGCCGCCGACACCGCGCGCTTCTCGGAGATCTTCGCCCGCCGGGGGCTCAGCGTGGATGTCGGCGGCACGTGGCTCCTGCCGCGGCTCATCGGCATGCACCGGGCGAAGGAGCTCTGCTTCTTCGCCGACGTCATCTCGGCGAAGGAGGCCGCCGAGATCGGCCTCGTGAACCGCGTCGTGCCGGCCACCGAGCTTGACGCCTTCGTGAGCGGCTGGGCCGACAGGCTGGCCGCGGGGCCCCCCATCGCGCTGGGGCTGACCAAGCGCCTGCTCACCAACGCCTTCTCGGTGACGCTCGACGAGGCGCTGGAGCATGAGGGAATGGCGCAGAGCGTGAACCTCGGCACCGAGGACACGCGGGAGGCGATCACGGCCTTCCTCGAGAAGCGGGAGCCCCGCTTCAAGGGGCGGTGACGGCGCGCCGCCTCCAGGGGCGTCTCCTCGCATCGGGGCTCGCGCTCGCCCTGGCGGCCGGCGGCTGCGCCCCGGCGGCGACCCCGGACGCCGGGGCCAGCGTCGGCGTGAGGCAGAGCCCGGCCGGCGGGCCCGCCCGCGCCGGGCCGCCCACCCCGCCGGGCCGCGAGGAAGGGCGCTTCGGGCTCAGCCGCACCGATGCCCTCGCGGCGATCGAGAGCGGCGCTGGACGCGAGGCGCTGGCCTTCTACGAGCGCGAGGCGGAGCGTCTCGAGGGCGCGGGGCAGCGGCTGGAGGCGGCTCTCGCGCACACGGCGGTGTCCTTCACCGCTCCGCGACTGGGCGAGTACCAGCACGGCATCCGCGCGGGGACGCGCGCGCTGGAGCTGCTCCGGGACGCGCCCCGGACGGTGGAGGTCACCGCAGCCCTGGTCAGCGCCTCCAACTCGCTGGGCAACTCGTACCGCCAGGTGGGCGATCTCCCGCGCGCGCGGCAGACCTTCGAATCCGCCCTCGAGCTGGTCCAGGCCTCGCCCTTCAAGCGGCGCGCCAGGTTCTGGATTGGCAGCCTGTCGCGGGGACTCGCCAGCGTCGCCGCCTCCCAGGGAGACCACGCCACCGCGGTGGAGCAGGGCGCTCGTGCCGTCGCGCTCCTCGAGCAACGCGTCCGGAGCGAGAAGGCCGTACGCCCGAGACGGGCCGCGCGGCTCCACCTGGCGAAGGCGCTCCTCCTGGTCGGCAACGCCAAGCGCCATCTGGGGCGGCATGCCGAAGCGGAGGCCACGCTCCGGAGGGCACAGCAGGTCTCGGATGCGCCCGAGGTGAAGGCGCAGGTGGTCGGCGCCCTCGGCCAGCTGGCCCGGGCGCGGGGAGACAGGGCGGGCGCCCTCGAGCATTTCGCCAGGGCGCTACCCGAGGCGCAGCGGCTGGGCCGGGTGGGGCTGCTGGTCTCGCTCCACTCCGAGATGGGACGGATCCACCTGGCGGACCGGCGCTGGGAGGAGGCGCTGCGGGAGTACAGCGGGGCGATGCGGTTGGTGGAGGACGTGAGGAGCGAGCTGGAGGAGTCCGCCTACAGGAGCGGGTATCTCGAGGACAAGCTCGGGATCTATCACGGGGCCGCTCGTGCGGCGTTGGCGCTGGGCCGGAGCGAGGAGGCCTTCGGCTTCGCCGAGCGGGCCAGGGCGCGGGCCTTCCTCGATCTCCTGGGCACCCACACCACCCTCTCCAAGGGGAAGACGCGGGCCCTGGTGGAGGAGGAGCTGCGCCTCCGGGCGCAGCTCGCCGAGGCGCGCGCGGCCGCGGCCGACAGCGAGGGGGGCGACGAGGAGGACGAGGCGGCGACCGACCCGACGTGGGCGCGGGGGCGCCTCGCGGCCGCGGAGGCGAGCTACCGCGCCTTCCTCGACCGGGTGCGCGGGGAGAGCCGGGAGCAGGCCTCGCTCATGAGCGTGGAGCCGGTGAACTTGGCGGAACTCCAGCGCCTGCTGCCCGAGGGGACGGTGCTCCTCGAGTACCTGGTGACCGAGCCCGAGACGCTGCTCTGGATCGTCACGCGGACGGCGGTGGAGTCGCTGCGGCTCCCGGTGACCCGGCGCTTCCTGGTCGCCGTGGTGCGCGATCTCCGCACCGCTATCGCGGACAACGCCACGCTCGCCGAGGTCCAGGGCCGCAGCCGGCGGCTCCACGACGCGCTGCTCTCGGCCGCCCGCCCTCGCATCGCCGGGGAGCGCCTTCTGATCGTCCCGCACGACGTGCTCCACTACCTGCCCTTTGCGGCGCTCAGGAGCCCTCGGGGGCGCTGGCTGATCGAGGACTACACGCTGGCCACCCTGCCCAGCGCCAGCGTGCTCAAGTACCTCGAGGGCAAGGGCGGTGGCAGGGAGGCGCGCACAATCGCCGTGGGCAATCCCGATCTCGGCCCCGCCCTCTCGCTCCGCTATGCGGAGCGGGAGGCGCGCGCGGTGGGCGCGCACTTCCCCGGCGCAAGCATCCTGGTCCGCGCGGAGGCCACGGAGGCGCGGGTCAAGACGCTCGCGGGCGGGGGCACGCTCCTGCACTTCGCCACCCACGGCGCCCTGGACGAGCAGGATCCGCTGGCCTCGGCCCTCCTCCTGGCGCCGGAGGGCGCTGAGGACGGCCGGCTCGAGGTGCGGGAGGTCTTCGGGCTCGACCTCGGGGCGCGGCTCGTGGTGCTCTCGGCCTGCGAGACCGGGCTCGGCCGGCTCTCCCGCGGCGACGAGCTGGTGGGCCTGCAGCGCGCCTTCCTCTACGCGGGCACGCCGGCGGTGATCACCACGCTCTGGAAGATAGACGACCGGGCGAGCTTCGCGCTGATGGAGCACTTCTACCACGCCCTGGAGCGCGTCGGGCCCGCGCAGGCCCTCCGTCAGGCCGGGCGGGCGACACTCGCCGAGCACCCGCACCCCTTCGCCTGGGCCGCCTTCGTCCTCACCGGCGTCCCCGACTGACGCCGGGGCAGGCCTCTCCACCTCGCGCGCACGGCCGGGCGGGCGCCGAGCCGCTCGCGGCCATGTGGGTTCCCTCTACTTGACGAACCGCGCCGTCTCGAACACGGGGAGGTAGAACGTGAGGCTCTCCTTCGCGTCGTAGCCAAGGTCGAGCTTCGGGCTCGTCGCAAAGACGTACTTCCAGATGTAGAGGGGGACGGCCGCAACGTCCCGCGCGACCGCCCGCTGCACCTCCTCGACGTACCGCCGTCGCTCGTCGAGGGAGCGCCCCTTCTCGGCCTTCTCGATGAGCTCGTCGCTGCCGGTGTAGTGGCCGAAGTTCATCCCTTTCATCTGCCCGGTCGGGGGCGGAGCCGATGTCGAGTGGATCTGCCACCGGAGCAGCAGGGCACCGTCCGGCGCCCGCAGGGTGCTGTACGCGATCAGATCGTTCAGGTCTTTCCGGATCCGCTCGTGATAGACGGGGTGCTCGACGGGCTCGACCTGGAGCCCGATCCCCACGCGCCGGAGCTGCTCTTGAATCAGCAGCACGTGATCGAGCTGCACCTTGAGATTGCTCTGGATCATCCTCAACCGCAGATCCGTCCGACCGGCCTCGCGAAGGAGCTGGCGGGCTTTGTCGGGGTTGTACTCGTAGCGCGCGACACCCTGAGTGATGTGCCCGAAATAGGCGGGCGGGACAATCGAAGCGTCGATGACCTGCGCGGCCGCGCCGTAGAGCGTGTCGACGATCTCCTTGCGGTTGATCGCATGGGCGATCGCCTGCCGGACCCGGCGATCCTTCAGCGGCTCGTGATTCATGTTGAAGTACAGGATGACGTGCACGCCCGGTGCCAGTGCCCAGACCCGGTCCCCCCGACTCTGAAAACGGTCGATCCACTGCTGTTCGCTCAGCCCGGTCACGACCTGCAGCTCCCCGGCCATGAACGCGCGCTCGGCGGCTCCCTGGTCCGAGATGATCCGGAACTCGATGCCCGCGACGGCAGGCGCTCCCCGGAAATACTTCTCGTTCCTGGCCAGCACCACCTTCTGCCCGGCGACGTACTCCGTGAAGGCGAACGCCCCGGTCCCCACGGGCTTGAAGGTGAAGTCCTTGCCGCGTTCCTCCACGGCCCTCTTCGACACCATCCAGCCTCCCTGATAGTTCGCCACGAGAAGCAGGAAGAGCGGATCCGGCCGTGAGAGATGGATCGTCACCTCATGCGGTCCCTTGCTCCGAACCTCACGAACGTGAGCGTAGCCCGCCGCCAGTTTCGACTCGGGCCCCTTCAACCGGTCGAGCACGAACTTGACGTCCTCCGCGCTAAACTCCCCGTAGCCGTGGTGAAACTGCACCCCTCGCCTCAGCTTGAAGGTCCACGTGAGGCCGTCCGGAGACACGCCCCACTCCTCGGCCAGGTCGGGAAGGAAATGCGTCAGGTCCGCGCTGCCCGGCCGGAAGCGTACCAGCCCGTTGTAGATCTGCGACTTCACCTGGGCATCGTTCCAGAGAAGACTACCGTTCTGTGGATCCCACCCAGCCGATGGCTTCGCATTGATGTGGGCGCGGATCCACTGCAGCGGCTCCGCCGCGCTTGCGACGTCAGCGGGTCCCGTCACGGCCAATACGGCCAGCGCCGTCATCACCGCGAGCCACGTGCGCAATGTCGATCGTGTCCTCATCGGTCGTCCCTCCACAGAGCGGCCATCACTTGAGCCGCGGATCCAGATAGTCTCGAAGCGTATCGCCCAGGAGATTGAAGCACATGACCGCCAGCATGATCGCGAGCCCTGGGAACACGACCAGCCAGGCCGCCTGCCACAGGTAGTCCATCCCCTCGCGGACCATCGACCCCCAGCTGGGCATCGGAGGCCGGATGCCGAGGCCGAGGAAGCTGAGCGCCGCCTCGACCCGGATCGCGTTGCCCAGGTAGAGCGTCGCCACGATACCCACGGTGCCCGCGATGTTGGGAACAATGTGCGCCAGAACCACCCGTACGTCGCTGGCCCCGAGGGCGCGCGCCCCTTCGATGTACTCGAGTGATGCGACGGTCACGACCAGATTCCGGATGACGCGCGCAAACCGAGCCGCCAGGCCGATGCCAATGGCGAGCACCAGGTTCGGATAGCTCGAGCCGAGCGCCGCGACGACCATCAGCCCGAACAGGAGCGGTGGAAATGTGAGCAGGAGGTCGATCAGGCGCTGAAGGGCGAAGGCGCTCCGGCCCTTGAGAAACCCAGCCGGGAGCCCGAGGAGGCTCCCGCCTGCAAGACCCGCGAGGACGGATAGTACGGCGATCCCGAGCGTCGCTCGAGCCGCCCACACCATGCGGGAGAGCACGTCGCGCCTGAGGCCATCCACCCCGAGCCAGTGCGCCTGCGACGGGGCTTCGAAGCGCGTTGCGCTCGCGACCAGCTGTCTGTAGTCGTAGCGTGCCAGGGCTCTGGGCGCGATCGCCGCCAGGAACAGCGACACGAGAACGATGGCCGGCAGGATGAGTGGCAGCGCCTGCGCCGTCCGCCGTGTCACCCTCATCACCGAGGGACTTACCGGTCCCGCCCCGCTCACTCGAACCGGATCCGTGGGTCGACGGCTCCGCACAACCAGTCCGTCAGGAGGTTCACGAGAATGAGGCTGCCGCCGATCAGGGCCAGCAATCCCTGAACGACGGGGTAGTCCCTGGCCACGATCGATTCGACCAGGAGCGTTCCGATTCCGGGACGCGCGAACACCGCCTCCACGACGATGGCGCCCGCGAGCAACTCGGCGAACAGAAGCCCGCTGAAGGTGATGACCGTCACGAGCGCGTTGCGGAGCGCGTGGCGAAGCACGACGACAAGGCCCGTCAGCCCCTTCGCGCGCGCCGTACGGATATAGTCCATGCCAAGCACGTCGAGCATGGCCGAGCGCGTGAGTCGCATCACGAAGGCCGTCTGGATCATTCCGACGGTCACCGCTGGTAGCAGCAGGTGGTGTATCCGCTGGGAAAACACGGCCAGATCGCCGCCCCCGATCACCGGGAACAACGTCCACTTCACCCCGAACGGGACGACCAGCAGAACGCCCAGGACGAACGCGGGCATCGACTGGCCCACCTGGCTGAGCATCCGAACCACGAGATCGCCGCTCGTGTTCCGCCGAACGGCGGCGAGAACGCCGGCCAGGATGCCGAGGCAGCTCCCGATGAGTGTGCCGGCCACCGCCAGGTCGACGGTGTACGGCACGGTTTGTCCGATGAGCGCCAGTGCGGACTGGTCCGAGCGAAACGACTGCCCGAACCGACCGGACAGCATGTCCCGGAGAAAGCTGACGTACTGGACGCCGATGGGCCGGTTGAGCCCGAGACTCGTCCGGACTTGCTCAAGGGACTCGGCCGTCGCGTCGCTCCCCAGGATTGCATACGCCGGATCGCCGGGGAGCACTCTGAGGACGAAGAACACAATGGTGAGAATCAGCAGCGCGTTCACGGGCACGAATACGAGGCCGCGGCCAAGATACGTCAGCACCGCGCCATTGCCTCGCCCCGCATCCGCCGGTCAGTCACCGGCGATCGGATCGGACAGCGCGTGATCGTATACAGCGAGCACGTGATCGAGCTCGGTCCGGGTGTGCGCCAGGGAGAGGTAACTCTTGCTGGCCGGGTTCACGAGGACGCCCTCGCGCAGCACACGAAGCCCCAGGGCCCTCGCCCGTCTCTTGTCGTGTCGCAGGTAGTCCGCGTAATTCCGCACGGGCCCCGTGGTGAACAGGATCTGGTACCAGGGACCGACTCCCACCGCCTGCGCCTGGACGCCATGCTTCTGGAACAGGCGGTTGAGACCGGCCCGCATGTAATCCCCCATCTCGTGCAGGCGTTCGTACGTGCCCGGCGCGCGAAGCACGGCGAGGGCAGCAAGCCCGGCGCTGGTGCTGATCGGGTTGCCGTTCAAGGTCCCGGAGTAGTGGATCGACCCCGGGTGAGTGCCGTCGCCCACCAGGTCCATGATGTCCTTCCGGCCACCGATGATTCCGATCGGATAGCCGCCCCCCACTGCCTTGCCGAGGATCGTCAGGTCCGGCGTGACATTGTAGAACTGCTGAGCCCCGCCATAGGCAAGGCGAAAGCCCGTGACGATCTCGTCGAACAGCAAGAGGACCCCGCATTGTCGAGTGACGTCGCGAACCGTTTCAAGGAAGCCAGGCTCGGGAGCGATCACGCGCTGGACGGGTTCCACGATCACCGCCGCGAGCTCGGAGGCGTGCTCCGCGATCAGCCGGGCCGCCATCGGCGCATCGTTGAAGGGCGCGACGAGGACGGTGTCGCTGGCGCCGGATGGCACGCCTCGCGACTCCACGACGCCGCGGGGATACTGCGCGAGGCGGGGCGCGAACTGGCTGACCAGGGCGTAGTCGGAGTGGCCGTGGTACCCGCCCTCGAACTTCAGAATCTTCTCCTTGCCGGTGAAGGCGCGGGCGAGGCGCATCACATGGGACGCCGCCTCACTGCCCGTGCTCGCGAATTTCACGAGCTCGATGCTCCGCACGGCCTGGATCACTTCCTCTGCGAGCTCGATCGCGTGAGGGTTCAAGCAGGAGAAGTGACTGCCCCTCGTCGCCTGCTCCGTGACGCGCTCCACGACCAGTGGATGCGCGTGCCCGACAAGCAAGGGGCCGTTTCCCATGACCAGGTCGATGTAGCGGCGTCCGGCGTCATCGAAGACGTACGCCCCCTCCCCCCGTTCGATGACGGGGGTCAGGTCCGGGGGGAAACCGAGCCGGCTCAGCTGTCCGCCCGAGATCGCGCGCGCCGCCCGCCCGTAGTCGAACCGCGTAGCTTTCACCATCTCCCTCTCCCTGTCACTGCTCGGCCCCGAGTCGAATGATCAGGTTGCGGAGCTCGTCCACCTCCAGCCGGCCCCCCGTCGGGACGAAGCTCGTCGATTCGCGTTCCTCCACCAATGCAGGGCCGTCGACGCTGTACCCCGCCGGCATCGCTTGACGGTCGAGCACCACGCAGTCTGCGAAGACCGCTTTGCCCAGGTACACGTTTCGCCGGCCTTTCTTCACCTCGCCGCTCGGCCGGGACTGTCCTCGATTGTCGAGCACCAACGAGGCGACTGGCGACGGCGCCTCCACGACGATCCGCCATGTGACCACCTCGAGCGCAGTGGTCCGATCGAGCGCGATCCCGAACGTCTGTCGGTACACGGTCTCGAACGTCTGCTGGAGCTGAAGGGCCGACGCAGGCCCGACTGCAACGTCATCGAGAGAGACCGTGATCTCGTAGCCCTGACCGGCGTAGCGCATGTCGACCTGGCCTTCGATCGTCATCTCGCGCTCCGCGACGCCGGCCCGTCGCAGGATCTCGACACCCTCCTGTCGCATCTCGGTGATGAACGAGCGCACCCGCACCCAGTCGATGGCCTCCAGATCGCTCACGTAGCTTCGTGCTTGCCGCGCCGAGAGTGGAGCCTCGAGGAGCCCGAGCGCCGCGGTGACGCCGGCGCCATAGGGCACGACGACCGTTCCGATGCCGAGCAGCCGCGCAACCTCGCACGCGTGCGCGGGCCCCGCGCCACCGAAGGCGACGAGCGTGTAGCGACGCGGGTCCCGTCCCTTCTCCGTGAGCGCCACACGAGCCGCCGCGGCCATGTTCTCATTGACGATCGCCCGGATGCCGACGCCGGTGTCCAGCGGAGCCAGCCCGAGCGAGGTTGCGAGACGAGCAACAGCCTCGTGGGCCGCCTCCTCGGCGAGCCGCATCTCGCCCCCGAGGAAGTAGCGGGCGTCCAGATAGCCGAGCAGCAGGTTGGCGTCCGTCACGGTGGCGTCGCTCCCACCGTTGCCGTAGCATGCGGGCCCCGGCGCCGCGCCCGCACTCTGAGGCCCGACCTTCAGGAGGCCGAGATCGTCAACCCATGCGATCGTCCCTCCCCCGGCGCCGATCTCGAGCAACTCGACGGACGGCACTTGAAGCGGCAACCCGCTGCCCTTCTTGAAGCGTCGGATCCGAGCGACCTCCAGTTCGTTCACGAATGTGGGCCGGCCTCCATCGACGACACTGAGCTTGGCGGTCGTGCCGCCCATGTCGAAGGCGAGGACGTTCGAGAGACCGATGTGTCGCCCGACGAACGCGGCCGCAATGGTGCCAGCCGCTGGCCCGGATTCCACCAGGCGGATCGGCATCTCGACCACCCGATCCACCTCTCCGATGCCGCCCTCGGACATCATGACGTGCAACGGCCCCTTGTAGCCGAGGCTCCGGATACGGCCATCCAACCGGGTCAGATAGCGCTGCACGAGCGGTTTCACGTAGGCGTTGGCGACCACGGTCGACGTCCGAGGGTACTCGCGAATGACCGGCGAGAGCTCCCCGGAGAGCGACACCTCGAGGTCGGGAGCCAGGCGGCTCACGACGTCACGCACCGCCCGCTCGTGCGCCGGGTTCGCGTAGGCATGAATGAGGCACACCGCGACGGACGCAACACCCGCGTCCCGGAAATCACGCACGATTCCGGCAAGGTCCTCAGTCGCCAGCGGCTCGCGCTCAGCGCCCGTCGCCCCGATCCGTCCCCTGATCTCTCGCCGCAACGCGCGTGGGACCAGTGGCTCCGGCTTCTCATGGTAGACATCGTAGATGTCGTACTTGTACTCGTTGCCGATTTCGAGCGTGTCGCGGTAGCCTGCGGTCGTGATGAGCCCTGTCCTGATGCCCTTGCGCTCGATGAGCGCGTTCGGGACCAGGGTCGTGGCATGAGACAGGCGACCGACATCTTCGAAGCTGGCGCCGTACTCCGCGAGAAGCTGCGCGAGGCCCGACAGGATCCCGTCGCTGGGATCCTTCGGCGTGGTGAGCGACTTGCCGAACATGATGACGGAGCGTTCGGGATCGATGAGCACGAAGTCCGTGAACGTGCCGCCGACATCGATACCGATACCGATCCCCCGCACCCCGGCGCCGCCGGCCGCAAGGCCGTTCGCCGTCATTCGGTCGACCCCTGGTCGGACACCCTCGAGCCGGTCGTCGGATCGACCCCGTAGATCGCGCGGCACGCCATGGGCGAGATGATGCCGCCCTCCAAGTCATGCATCACCCGCTCCACATCGCGCTCCGTGGCGCGTCCGTAGCCACCGCCGCCGGGCGTGCCGATGGACACCCTGTCCCCCGGCGCGATCATGACCCTCCCGAGCGGGGGGAGCCTGCCGTTGCTGTTGAGCCGGAGCCCGGCAAGCCCGCCGGCGAGCCCGCCGACGCGCCCAAGGGCGGGAAGTCGGAGCCGCACCATGTGCGAGGCGTACATCGCCGGTCGCTCCGACAGAAGCTCAATGACCACGCGCGCGCCGAGCCCCCCCCGGAAGCGGCCCGCCCCTCCGGAATCCGGCACGAGTTCCTTGCAGTGGAAGAGCAAGGGGCTGTGCTGCTCGATCATCTCGATGGACGAGATGCCGCAGTTGCTCGGAAACGCCGTGCACGACAACCCGTCCTTGAACCGCGCCGCCCCCATGCCACCGGAGGCGAGCAGCACCTCCGAAAAGCGACCACCATCCGGCCGCTGGCCGCTGAAGACACAGCGGCTCGCCGGGGCCCCCGGGTCGCCGACGACGAGATCCGGCGCGACCTGCTCCATCGCGGCGAAGAGCCCGGCCACCAGGTACTGGCCGGTCGCGTGCCGGCTGTTCACCGCCGCCGGAAACGTCGCATTCACCAGCGAGCCCTCCGAGGCACGGACCTCGAAGCGTCGAAACACCCCCTCGTTGTTCGGCAGCGTCGGGTGGAGCAGGCATTTCAGCGGGAACATGGTGAGCGCAAACGTGTACGTGTATGGGCAATTGATCGCCGCCTCCTGTGTCTGCGGCGACGAGCCCGCGTAGTCGACGACGATGCGTCCGCCGCGCACGGTCAGACGCAGATTCACGTGAAGCGGTTCGTCGAGGCTGTCGAGCTCGAGCGCCGACGCGTACTCACCCTCCGGCAGCGCCCGAATCACTC
The Candidatus Rokuibacteriota bacterium genome window above contains:
- a CDS encoding aspartate aminotransferase family protein encodes the protein MVKATRFDYGRAARAISGGQLSRLGFPPDLTPVIERGEGAYVFDDAGRRYIDLVMGNGPLLVGHAHPLVVERVTEQATRGSHFSCLNPHAIELAEEVIQAVRSIELVKFASTGSEAASHVMRLARAFTGKEKILKFEGGYHGHSDYALVSQFAPRLAQYPRGVVESRGVPSGASDTVLVAPFNDAPMAARLIAEHASELAAVIVEPVQRVIAPEPGFLETVRDVTRQCGVLLLFDEIVTGFRLAYGGAQQFYNVTPDLTILGKAVGGGYPIGIIGGRKDIMDLVGDGTHPGSIHYSGTLNGNPISTSAGLAALAVLRAPGTYERLHEMGDYMRAGLNRLFQKHGVQAQAVGVGPWYQILFTTGPVRNYADYLRHDKRRARALGLRVLREGVLVNPASKSYLSLAHTRTELDHVLAVYDHALSDPIAGD
- a CDS encoding hydantoinase B/oxoprolinase family protein; this encodes MELEIFWSRLIQIVDEGAVTLRRTAFSPVAREALDFAVVLLDRDGGSVAQSNITVPGFIGTLPRTVRHFLAKYRAEEMAPGDIIITNDPWMGTGHLPDLNMAMPIFHRDRIIGFAACSSHLSDVGGRIWSGDSREVFEEGLRIPPTKLVNHGRWNETLLDVISANVRVPNQVLGDMHAQVAAMEACRQRLLTTCLEYDVDDPTSVFHEIQSRSEAAMERVIRALPEGEYASALELDSLDEPLHVNLRLTVRGGRIVVDYAGSSPQTQEAAINCPYTYTFALTMFPLKCLLHPTLPNNEGVFRRFEVRASEGSLVNATFPAAVNSRHATGQYLVAGLFAAMEQVAPDLVVGDPGAPASRCVFSGQRPDGGRFSEVLLASGGMGAARFKDGLSCTAFPSNCGISSIEMIEQHSPLLFHCKELVPDSGGAGRFRGGLGARVVIELLSERPAMYASHMVRLRLPALGRVGGLAGGLAGLRLNSNGRLPPLGRVMIAPGDRVSIGTPGGGGYGRATERDVERVMHDLEGGIISPMACRAIYGVDPTTGSRVSDQGSTE
- a CDS encoding polyamine ABC transporter substrate-binding protein translates to MKSQIYNGLVRFRPGSADLTHFLPDLAEEWGVSPDGLTWTFKLRRGVQFHHGYGEFSAEDVKFVLDRLKGPESKLAAGYAHVREVRSKGPHEVTIHLSRPDPLFLLLVANYQGGWMVSKRAVEERGKDFTFKPVGTGAFAFTEYVAGQKVVLARNEKYFRGAPAVAGIEFRIISDQGAAERAFMAGELQVVTGLSEQQWIDRFQSRGDRVWALAPGVHVILYFNMNHEPLKDRRVRQAIAHAINRKEIVDTLYGAAAQVIDASIVPPAYFGHITQGVARYEYNPDKARQLLREAGRTDLRLRMIQSNLKVQLDHVLLIQEQLRRVGIGLQVEPVEHPVYHERIRKDLNDLIAYSTLRAPDGALLLRWQIHSTSAPPPTGQMKGMNFGHYTGSDELIEKAEKGRSLDERRRYVEEVQRAVARDVAAVPLYIWKYVFATSPKLDLGYDAKESLTFYLPVFETARFVK
- a CDS encoding ABC transporter permease, which produces MTRRTAQALPLILPAIVLVSLFLAAIAPRALARYDYRQLVASATRFEAPSQAHWLGVDGLRRDVLSRMVWAARATLGIAVLSVLAGLAGGSLLGLPAGFLKGRSAFALQRLIDLLLTFPPLLFGLMVVAALGSSYPNLVLAIGIGLAARFARVIRNLVVTVASLEYIEGARALGASDVRVVLAHIVPNIAGTVGIVATLYLGNAIRVEAALSFLGLGIRPPMPSWGSMVREGMDYLWQAAWLVVFPGLAIMLAVMCFNLLGDTLRDYLDPRLK
- a CDS encoding CHAT domain-containing protein; the protein is MTARRLQGRLLASGLALALAAGGCAPAATPDAGASVGVRQSPAGGPARAGPPTPPGREEGRFGLSRTDALAAIESGAGREALAFYEREAERLEGAGQRLEAALAHTAVSFTAPRLGEYQHGIRAGTRALELLRDAPRTVEVTAALVSASNSLGNSYRQVGDLPRARQTFESALELVQASPFKRRARFWIGSLSRGLASVAASQGDHATAVEQGARAVALLEQRVRSEKAVRPRRAARLHLAKALLLVGNAKRHLGRHAEAEATLRRAQQVSDAPEVKAQVVGALGQLARARGDRAGALEHFARALPEAQRLGRVGLLVSLHSEMGRIHLADRRWEEALREYSGAMRLVEDVRSELEESAYRSGYLEDKLGIYHGAARAALALGRSEEAFGFAERARARAFLDLLGTHTTLSKGKTRALVEEELRLRAQLAEARAAAADSEGGDEEDEAATDPTWARGRLAAAEASYRAFLDRVRGESREQASLMSVEPVNLAELQRLLPEGTVLLEYLVTEPETLLWIVTRTAVESLRLPVTRRFLVAVVRDLRTAIADNATLAEVQGRSRRLHDALLSAARPRIAGERLLIVPHDVLHYLPFAALRSPRGRWLIEDYTLATLPSASVLKYLEGKGGGREARTIAVGNPDLGPALSLRYAEREARAVGAHFPGASILVRAEATEARVKTLAGGGTLLHFATHGALDEQDPLASALLLAPEGAEDGRLEVREVFGLDLGARLVVLSACETGLGRLSRGDELVGLQRAFLYAGTPAVITTLWKIDDRASFALMEHFYHALERVGPAQALRQAGRATLAEHPHPFAWAAFVLTGVPD
- a CDS encoding ABC transporter permease → MLTYLGRGLVFVPVNALLILTIVFFVLRVLPGDPAYAILGSDATAESLEQVRTSLGLNRPIGVQYVSFLRDMLSGRFGQSFRSDQSALALIGQTVPYTVDLAVAGTLIGSCLGILAGVLAAVRRNTSGDLVVRMLSQVGQSMPAFVLGVLLVVPFGVKWTLFPVIGGGDLAVFSQRIHHLLLPAVTVGMIQTAFVMRLTRSAMLDVLGMDYIRTARAKGLTGLVVVLRHALRNALVTVITFSGLLFAELLAGAIVVEAVFARPGIGTLLVESIVARDYPVVQGLLALIGGSLILVNLLTDWLCGAVDPRIRFE
- a CDS encoding hydantoinase/oxoprolinase family protein; translation: MTANGLAAGGAGVRGIGIGIDVGGTFTDFVLIDPERSVIMFGKSLTTPKDPSDGILSGLAQLLAEYGASFEDVGRLSHATTLVPNALIERKGIRTGLITTAGYRDTLEIGNEYKYDIYDVYHEKPEPLVPRALRREIRGRIGATGAEREPLATEDLAGIVRDFRDAGVASVAVCLIHAYANPAHERAVRDVVSRLAPDLEVSLSGELSPVIREYPRTSTVVANAYVKPLVQRYLTRLDGRIRSLGYKGPLHVMMSEGGIGEVDRVVEMPIRLVESGPAAGTIAAAFVGRHIGLSNVLAFDMGGTTAKLSVVDGGRPTFVNELEVARIRRFKKGSGLPLQVPSVELLEIGAGGGTIAWVDDLGLLKVGPQSAGAAPGPACYGNGGSDATVTDANLLLGYLDARYFLGGEMRLAEEAAHEAVARLATSLGLAPLDTGVGIRAIVNENMAAAARVALTEKGRDPRRYTLVAFGGAGPAHACEVARLLGIGTVVVPYGAGVTAALGLLEAPLSARQARSYVSDLEAIDWVRVRSFITEMRQEGVEILRRAGVAEREMTIEGQVDMRYAGQGYEITVSLDDVAVGPASALQLQQTFETVYRQTFGIALDRTTALEVVTWRIVVEAPSPVASLVLDNRGQSRPSGEVKKGRRNVYLGKAVFADCVVLDRQAMPAGYSVDGPALVEERESTSFVPTGGRLEVDELRNLIIRLGAEQ
- a CDS encoding enoyl-CoA hydratase; the protein is METLLLDRTPSGVVTLTLNRPEKKNAMNGAMWNELLAVFREVAASPSDRVLVITGAGDAFCSGADLSAGRPAEGHPMVAMRHVAEVALALHHIPKPVIAKVNGVAAGGGCNLALGCDLIVAADTARFSEIFARRGLSVDVGGTWLLPRLIGMHRAKELCFFADVISAKEAAEIGLVNRVVPATELDAFVSGWADRLAAGPPIALGLTKRLLTNAFSVTLDEALEHEGMAQSVNLGTEDTREAITAFLEKREPRFKGR